The genomic segment tttccagaaattgcAGTTATGTTTTAGATGCTTACGAACAGCCTACCAGCACAACAATCAACATGAATCTGTTACCAACAAGTTGCGTCAAGCCAACCAAATTTCTATGATAGGATAACAGGTCCTGTGGAGAAGGGAGAAGTGGTCGATATCACAGCTCGCATAACTAGAAGTcttcatatttcagaaaaataaatgtatcgTATTCATAAAGTACTCATTAATTATCCGTAGTACTagtcaatatttttattcagcaaTCTACCCTGTCCAACTGTTGAAAGTATCAGATATGTAGGCAAGCATGCTTGAAGGGACTACAAAGACTTTTGAGACAGAATTGGAACTAAAAAGTTATTTATATAAGTTATACTTCAGAAATACTAAGGTAGTTTGATACAGACTAGAAAACCTGCTACTAGGGGGCAGAATTTGTATTTAACTGGCTGTACTGTTGTAAGAAATCCTAATCCATGCCATACAGATAAAAAAAACTAGCATCATGCTGAGACATCTAAACAGAAGCACAATACATACAGATTAAGTAACCCCTACTTAGGGCAGACAAAGCCTTGTCTGAGGTCCTGCATTAATTTCTGAGCACCAAAAGAAACAGGTCATCCAAGCAGCAGTCCGAAGGAGAAGAGTAAGAATTATCAAAGCCATAGAAAACCTGTACTGTGAGGAAAGGCCGACAGAAGTGTGTTTTTGTAGTCCAGACAAAAGTCACAGGCAAAAGGGTAATAGCTTTCAAATATGCAAAAGACTGCTGCAAAGACAAAGGGGCTACACTGATCTCTGTCTCCGCTCAAACAAGTCAAACAGTACTGGGATTAAGAAATACTGACtgtacaagagaaaaaataactaaGAAATTAAGTACTGGAATAGGCTTCCTGGACAGGAGACATTACATCTGTTATTTCAGAgttcctttgcctttttaatcACCAGGCAGGAACTCCCTAACTGATTCTGCTTTAGATAAAGAACATGGATGAAATAATCCCTAAAAACAGTTAATTTGACGTTGTGGTCAGTAATAGAATGATGCTACACTCTATGAAGCACAGGGCACCTTTCAGTGTTTAACTGAAGAGGGCATTCTGGATTAAGAATTAATTACCTATTTTTATAATGTAGGTACAATAATATTATGTAAATAATATGTAATACAAATAATCCTTGTATTGTTATCTTTATAACAAACAACAGAATGCATcattccaaaacaaacaaaaaactgacTCGCCATAAGTCAAATTCCAGGCACTTTTGAGCTTTCAAGGCATAGAATATCACATTAAACCTTtcccaattttaaaaaaacaaaaccttactTCCCCTCTCCAGGAATACTTCCAGTTCGAATACCCACACTCCAACAACTGCTCTGGTTCTCTTACTGGCAATATCATCACTGTGGCTGGCAcgaaatatttttcatttccgGTTCAGAAAGTCTGGGCCCTACACACTCCTCTAAGCATCAGAAACTGTGGGTTTGGCATCACCATTAAATTTTACATGATTTCCCAAGTCTGGGATCAGGAGTAGAATATCTATCAACAATTTAGTAGCGAAATAATTCTGGAAGGAAAGCTCCTGAAGATAAATGTGATGGGAACACCAATatcaaaaagaaacagttaaaGTAGTAAGTTTTAATATCGGGTGGAACCACATGCTTTACAACACTGAGTTTTGTATAGGTACCAAGTATTCTGTTGGGTTTCTTTTACTTTCACCTAAACTACTGCAATTACTCATTACCAAATATCTCATACAATCCAGTCATAGGCACATACACAGAACAAATCCACTTGATCAGTGTTATCTGTTGTGTTGATTCCaataaaatactaaattaaTGACAGAATAAATACTTCTTATGACAGCTTGAAGTTAATTTAAACTTGAATTCTGGAGAGATTTCAATAGTTTGACTGGAAACTAGAGTCCAAACCGAATAAACTGCATTTCCTTCATGCAACAGTTAAGTTGCATAAATAAGCATTTTGTGAATATGATGAAGACTCAAATGTTATTTACATCCCAACAGTATAACTTCACTGGAATCAAGTTATAACAGGCTTAACAGAAGCCCTGGAATTGTGAAGCTGCAGTAGTTTAACTCTTCTTAAAGACTGCATATTGTGGCACTGTCATCTGTCAAGATCTGTCACTTTACTGACCAGATTAAGAGATACATGCAGTTAGACCCATGTGggctgaagaaaacattaaaaatatgcaaaacagCCCGCAATAACAAGTCCAATACCTGATTTCTTGGCTGTACTTTGCACTGCTCCAGCACCAGGACTCCCAGGAGAGCCAGTCTTTTTGCTCAAGAGACTGTTAAAGAAACTAGCCAAGACACCTTCACTTGCAGCAttatctaaataaaaaaaaaaaaatacacacacacatatatgtcaCAGAATAATTACTGCTCTTAAATTATAgaacttattttttaacataCATAAACTCTCTTACCAATCAAGGAGACAAACCTCAAACATGAGAGTCTCTTCTTTCTCAATTTAGACACTAGTCCTTTGCATTCTTTGGCAAAGTCAGATGACTGAAAGCATATTATTGCTCTTCTGGAATGGTAGTGAGGTGCCACAAAGTTTTAGCCTAAATATTtgtatgcttttgttttttctaaatgtaGAAGCCAAGAAACAAAGTATTAAGTATGGATGTGCAATTCAAAGATTTATAAGCCCTTTAACAAACTGCATAGACGTTTTAGTACAGTCTTTCATGTCACATTAATTTTCATAAATCACATCTTGGATTTACAGCAGTGAGATGTAATCCAGAACTGTATGAGTATTTTATCCACTGTAAATGAGTTATGGCACCACCACAGTGCATAACTAAAAACAATACTGGCCCCACCAACTTTCTTAACGcgcagagaggaaagaaacaggaaactcAACAACATGGAGCTCCATCTGAGCTGAGGGAGGGGAGTGTAATTTCGAAGTTACTTCATGTACTATAGAAAATTACATTCTAGAGAGGGTTTAGTAGAGCAGGTTTCATTGTGGATTCCAGAATAAGTGATATGAAGTATAAAACTGTGTAGTTTAAAGCAGTCCCCATTAATAGTCCAACTGATGCATAATAAATGCATTTAGGCAACATAAGGAAATAAGGTATCTGAATTCTGTCTGACTGCTTGGCAATACAGAACTCTACTTCAAGTCATATGGATAActcaaaaaagaagaaaaaaaataaaacctgaagcTATGTCATAATGTCATAAATTCATTCCTGTTATGAAACTAACTATACCATTAGTGAAAAGATTCCAAAACCTTTCTACAAAagagggtgggtttttttgttttggtttgggtttttttagggaAATAACACATGATAAACAGTAAAATGCTTATTCATACTTTTAATATTTGGATCTGGTTTCTTAACTGATGTTATTGGCGAGGCACTGGGTACGTTGGTGGGACCAGCTCTGCCTTGAGTTCTTGGGGACCCTGCAGGGCCTCTTGCAGGAGATTCCTTAAAGTGCAAATAACACAAATCAGAGAACTTAAATGGATTAGTTATATAAAGCAAACGTAATAttacatacaaaatattttttactgcgattcccccccccccccaacaaaaTAACACCAGTTATTTTGGGCATGTGCCTCCACCAAAAGAAAGGATGAATCACTGTAGaaaattttcagttcaataatcagatatttctgtttctacAGTAAATTAGAATGAAGTAATTTataagcaacattttaaaagattggccttttttttttttcaagtttactTTCTGCAGTTTGGGAAGATTATGTATTTTACATTCACAAAATGAACCTCTACAGGTTAGAATCATTCCCTCTTCCCTAGAGGGAAACAAAACATGTCCTACTCTTCTCTTGGTTCTACTTACTGATGCTCTTGTAGGCGTTGCTGGCTGTTTGGCAAGGAATGACTGCAAAAACAATGTATTAAgaatattaaatacatttcagaaaacaaaggaatacAAAATACAGTGAAGCTGACTAaccattaattaatttatttttttttcctgatatttacAGGCTTCCTTTTTGATATTTATATACTTCCAGACTTTACCACTAGAGGACGGAGTTAAAATGAGTAAATAAGCTTCAACCCTTTGTTTTACACAGCCATTCCAGAATTATAAGCCAGAACTATAGACACCCAAGTCTCTAACCTCTTTGATGCATACAATCAACTAATCAGGGAAGTATTATTAGGGGTTATTGctctgttgtttaaaaaaaaagaaaataagatacaGCATAGCCAAATTTGACACCTTGAAGTCTTTCAAGCCTCTGGCTGTAAGAAAAATGCAACACTAAGATGTTAAGTTTTAGaagtatttccattttacagatCAATACATCTATGTTGTGAAATTTCAAGTTATCTTCTTGCTCTTCTcctttgaaatgtaaattatttctgGTCTCagcatattttcctttcaacttGCCAAATGTCCATATTTCCTACttgtatttgttaaaataaagatttatttcacAACTTGCAAACCTGAGAAGTGGCTACCTAGTGATTTAAATGaggaatgaaaaactgaaggcAAGAATAATGGAGAGCTTAAAGTGAAATGTTATTTAGTAAGGacttattttcattcttccgTTCTTACCTGCTGCTTCATAAGGAATACTTGTTCATCTTCTGCTGCCAGCTCTTTATCATGGACTAACTGTTGaacaaaatattctgttatTAGAAGCAAAAAACTGAAATTACTGTaactatttttacattttggtgatcaaaagggaagaaaaagaggcaaaTCTTTAATaccatactttttaaaaaagccacaaaCTTCTTTCACATTTATAAGAGTTAGTAACATTAAAGAagttgtcatttaaaaaaaaaagtattataagTGAATGGAGTAGACTAGCATTGATGCCAGTCTGTTGGTATTCTCCTAGAAAGATGAGTAAGTAGCCACATTCATCTTTTTAAGTTCAGGTACTAATCTCATCAGCGTCTCTCCAAAGACCTGAGATTACCTTACTCCCTCACACTCAATCCCTCAGCCCCTGAAAGCATTAAGCTAGCTCTTATCAGTCAGAACACTGCTATAGGAAATAATAATTGCCTAATAGGTGCCATGAGTTACAAACAGGATTAAACCTTTCCCTTACATGAAAGCTTCAGACAACTATTCCCTTTTCCAAACACTGGCACTTGAGCTAGAAACGTTAAGCATGCAAGAAAGTTGTAAAAGTTTTCCGATACAGACCAGAACACAATTTCATTTACAATTTTCTGTATCATCCATTTTACTCATATCCCAATCCTGTGTGCCTATGCTTACAAGATTAGCAATATACAGAATTTATACAGATTTACTGCTCCTGCCTTACAAGAAGAAATCTGTCATTAATACGTTAAAGCAATAGCGATATACTGTCTCGTTTTACAAGATTTGCCTTTACATGGTAACCTCAGTGCCACATGAGTATGCATGTGAAATGCTGGAGTCCTACAACAGTATTCTCCATTTTGAAAAAGAGTTTCTGCCCCACGCATGCAAAAAGGTTTATGTGAAATGGTTGTTTTAGCACTGCCTTTCATTCACTAAAGTGaatgatttctgtgttttaaagaaCTGGAATATGAAAGCCTGATCCTTCACACATTGggatacaaaaaaataaattacatttacatttgGAGTTCTTCAATGTTAATAGTTATTAGTATCCATTCAAACAAACTACACTTATTTGTCAGGAGGCAGGGAAGAGTTTATCCCTTCTTACCTTTCTTACAGGAGGTTTTACAATGAAGTCTTCATATGCATCTTCTGGTTTCACTGTTGTGAAGTTTTCATGTAAAAtggcaattttcttttcattgtccCAACCAGCAGGTctataaaaagaaggaaagctttgCCTTTTCAGTCACAAAAAGCACCTCTATGGAGACCATTTACTTACTGCCCTCTTCCTGAATAAGGCAATTTTATTACAGGTCAGTCCTAATTCTCAGCTAAATTCCAAAATACTAAAAAGCTGGAACAGCATATTCTGAGTCAAGTAACCCAAGAAATATGCACTAAGTTGTCTTTTTAATTCAGGATTTCAGAAGACTCACATACTAAGCTTTTGAACAACACAAACCAttcaagttatttttatatatatgttacATGAAGTAAAGTGCTTATTAGAAAACAGTCTCAAACCATGCTGCTTATACAATCGACTTACATAAAAACTGCATCCTTTTCTACCACTAAGGCAGGTGTGGTAAACTGAAAACCGTATGTTTTATGTACAATGTACTTATACAACAGATCAAGGTTCTTTTCCTCCTTAACTGATGTATAAATCAAGGCAGCCCCATCTGAttatttatttaaggaaaattatATAAGATATAGTTTTTAAATTCCAGTATGAATTTCAGAACAGGAGCTAATGGACATACATCTACCAGACCTAATTTTGGGAAGTATTTCAAGGCAAAAACTATAGCCATTTAGTAttcagggagaggaagggggtATAACAGGAGAAGACACATGATACTTTCCTTTGCCATACACAACAGTTACCTACCCTCCCAGTCACTTAACTTTGAAAAAGTCAAAAACCTAAGAGACAGCTGAGATCTCAGGTTTACATGGAAATTCCAAGTTTTGAGGGGAAAAGCAGGTAAAACCACCTctcaaaatgcaaaacaaatccTTTATAAGGGAACAAAAGCTCTAAATCCCGTGCACGATTCCAAAACATCAAATGCTACATAGTAAATAACTAAATTCCAAGCAACCTTGAAGTGCAATGTCTCAGATTAACTTTATATGCAATTAAacactaaaatgtattttcttgctttcagatTACAGCAAGTCTcttcagcacaggaaaggaTACACTGTAAGCAGAATCTACGAATGTGTGACTGAATGAAGTCGAAGTGTTCTTCTCTGTAATCATGCTCCTTCTCTAGTACGCTCACTGCATCACactggaagaaagggaaaaaaccaaaaccagagaaataACAGTTATTTAATTCCAACATCTTCCTTCATGTTACACGAGCACCACATCTACTCTGAGcctttggttttaaaatgccaccaataaatcaaaaaataaagtaatgaaCATATAATTGATAAGCTTATTACccttctgcaaaatgaaaaatttacaCTGATGGCAGAAgctcactttaaaaataaatccctttaCTATTAATCCAGAATTCATTCTGCATGTCTGTATAAGGCATGCCTTCTAAAGGAAAAGTAATTAAACTTCTCTCCACAGTAGCAAACAGAACTAGAAACTCACTTTTGTACAAACTACCAGCACAGGAATACCAAGGTTGTGAGTCAGCACGTTTTCTCCAAGTGGCAGAGAAACATGTTCATCCTCCTGGCCAGAAGAAGGGCCTCTTCTCTGTGGTGATCCTTGGTAGCCTTCTTCAGGTTCTACATACTCTTGAAACTCCTTTATAACTATTAAGAGAGAGATCATCTTAAGGTACAGCAGAGGAACTAGTTCTTCTTTTAATACCATAATTTATCTATGGCTAATGAGAAATCTCaacttttattattataatgaaGCAGTACATGAGAACAGAATGCAAGCTTAAGCCTTTTTGCCCCTTCCAACACAATTCTCCTCCACGAAAATTTACAGCAAGCTAAATCAAGTGCAATTTGGagctgttaaaaataatcaaaactaACTGCAAGAGCGGTAGTATGCACATTCCTCAACTTGATACATTTCATTACAGGGGAGCTGACAACAAAAACCATAAATGTAGTTTAGCAACATAGCTTATACTCACTGCAATTTGCACCTAGCTTTGTAAGAAAACATGCTGAAAAAGTGAGACGACACAGAAAACAGCCACTCTTTCTTATAAACTAATACTCAGTTTAAGTTACTATTACTCTACATTTCTGTTGCAGGAGTCCAATGCTAAAAGTATAAAATTACACCACATCAATACAGACTGAAGGACTTCTGAATGTTATCTGAACCTACTTGGTTATATTCTGGAAAACTACAATGGAGTCCAGAGGAAACtagatgctttttgttttcagtgtcttaATTTTATGGCAATGATGAGTGTTCCAGCAATGTTGAACATTATCAAATGTTGAATACTATCAAATGTAGAAGTGCCTAAGAACTCGTATTAACACCATTTTGGAAGCACACTGTGACCCCATGCATGCTTTATCAAAACTGGCCTGCAACTTACAgcttttatgtcttttttcaGGATGAAAGCCACAGGCCAGAGATCTGCCTACTGGACGTGCCTGCTCCCAGGCACAGCACTTCCCGAAGGCCCAGGGCTCTCCCTCACGTGACAATCCTACCTGAAGCCTCCTCCTCGCTCAGCCATGAGGACCCCTTAGGAAAGAGGCAAAACTCCATGATTTGCTCACACGAAGgcacatttattttagaaacagtgGGAACTGGCTGACTGTACgtacaggaaggaaaacacttcaaaaaactCCCAACCTCCAGCACAGTCACAAAGAGACTTGTTCCATACATCCATCCATGTGACAGGGAAGGAACTGCAACTGTACTGCAGGCCATCTGATGGTTCTGAGGCTTAGGAACTGGTAAAGCCTCACAAAAGTTTATAATACCAATCTTGCAAAGTAAAGTCACTGTACCTTTTCGAAAAAGGAACCGTTTCTGCAATTGAATGGTCATGTGGAACAAAGAACACATCAGAACAACCCTTCTGTTCAAAGCTGCACAAtctacattttttctttgaaatataaaattgtGTGATTCTTGTAGAAAATGAAAGAGCTCTAGTCCAgagaaaagcttaaaaacacCCCCACATTAAATAGACCATAAGACTTCCAATCACCAATTCAATATATCCCCAAGGtccaaggaaattaaaaaaccaaaaattcaAATGCAGTTGCATTTAAACTTGGGGAGGCAGTGCCTTCTGGTGGAGAGGAAACAGCAGTGCTTTGGAAGAGATGCTTTCAACTAGTACTGTTTCATATTCAGCAACTGGAAATCAAAATTCCATTATACATTCTGCACATTAAATATGTTTATTGACTAtcttacagaaagcaaattaattccAGAACATCGAACTAgaaaagggttttaaaaaaagtacttaTTTCATCACTCAGACTCTTCCTAGctcaggacagaaaaaaactATTGAAGACAAGCGTATTACAGCAGAATTTACATGCACTACAATTATTCAGGTAAACCTTTCTAACTTATTCAGATATGAAAGAATATTTGACAACACTGCTCTCAATTTACTACAGCATTACAGTCAGACAATATTAGTTTCCTAGGCTGTATTCTTATCAAAGCagaagaatctttttttttttttaactgaaatatctATTAGCATAAGCCCCCTCaaatttgggaaagaaaagcctCTCTTGAAAACAGTAAGACTCACAACATGATGTAAATCATTATTCAAGACACCCCAATAATTTTACTAATATAAGTAGTAGCAAATGCAACATAGAAACTTCAGAAATCTGATGCCACATGCCCAGGAATTTCTGCTGAATAGGAATGAATACCATAATCCTAGAGAGCAGAGATTCCCAactcttccctcttcccaagAGTAAGCAGTACCAAACGCTACAGATCACAGACCAGCAACTAACAAGGCCATATCTCACTCCGGCTGATCCATGCATACAGTCTGGCATTAATTCCCGAAAAGAGACTGAGAAATGCTACAGAATACACTCAACTTTAGTTAACAAGGCCCGTTGGACAAGTAACTACCAGAGTTAAAAGAAGGTAAAAGTTATACCAAGAACTTCTAACCTCTGTATCCTGAACACAGATACACTTGTTTCTGCATTAACGTTGTTTGAATCCGTGTTAGTGATAGGCTCTTAAACACTTTTTAAGGACTCTCATTCAACCCCCATTCCCATTCAAAATTTAGTCCTGTTAAATCCAAAGTAAACCTGCATCGCAAGTGCTATCAGACTACCTCTTAGGAACAAGCTGCATTCTAAGCAGCTAATAAAGAAGCTCACTTTAATGGAAGTGCTTCTTTGTCACAAAGCAATTTAATACTTTTTCCTTACCTCCCATACTTATTTCTCACTTGATCTCCACTCTCAAACTTTTTATAGACATTAAGTTCATCATGCACCCAAACAGGTTacataaatcttttctttttcctttttgtctagCAAGCTATGAATATTTTCTCCTCCACATAATTCATATTAAGGAATCACATTCTATATTGTATGGAAAATAGCTCTTTTCTTTAGGAAGAAGGAGGGCAAAatgactttgttttcattttttttgaaCAGGAAATACAGATAAGATGATG from the Phalacrocorax aristotelis chromosome 8, bGulAri2.1, whole genome shotgun sequence genome contains:
- the DYNC1LI2 gene encoding cytoplasmic dynein 1 light intermediate chain 2 isoform X1 — its product is MAPVLVEKKLLGPEGPGGAELPSEEEEGQNLWSSILSEVSTRSRSKLPSGKNILVFGDDGSGKTTLMAKIQGAEHGKKGRGLEYLYLNIHDEDRDDHTRCNVWILDGDLYHKGLLKFAVSAESLQDTIVVFVADMSRPWTVMESLQKWASVLQEHIDKMKIPPEEMRDMEQKFIKEFQEYVEPEEGYQGSPQRRGPSSGQEDEHVSLPLGENVLTHNLGIPVLVVCTKCDAVSVLEKEHDYREEHFDFIQSHIRRFCLQYGAALIYTSVKEEKNLDLLYKYIVHKTYGFQFTTPALVVEKDAVFIPAGWDNEKKIAILHENFTTVKPEDAYEDFIVKPPVRKLVHDKELAAEDEQVFLMKQQSFLAKQPATPTRASESPARGPAGSPRTQGRAGPTNVPSASPITSVKKPDPNIKNNAASEGVLASFFNSLLSKKTGSPGSPGAGAVQSTAKKSGFRV
- the DYNC1LI2 gene encoding cytoplasmic dynein 1 light intermediate chain 2 isoform X2 yields the protein MAPVLVEKKLLGPEGPGGAELPSEEEEGQNLWSSILSEVSTRSRSKLPSGKNILVFGDDGSGKTTLMAKIQGAEHGKKGRGLEYLYLNIHDEDRDDHTRCNVWILDGDLYHKGLLKFAVSAESLQDTIVVFVADMSRPWTVMESLQKWASVLQEHIDKMKIPPEEMRDMEQKFIKEFQEYVEPEEGYQGSPQRRGPSSGQEDEHVSLPLGENVLTHNLGIPVLVVCTKCDAVSVLEKEHDYREEHFDFIQSHIRRFCLQYGAALIYTSVKEEKNLDLLYKYIVHKTYGFQFTTPALVVEKDAVFIPAGWDNEKKIAILHENFTTVKPEDAYEDFIVKPPVRKLVHDKELAAEDEQVFLMKQQSFLAKQPATPTRASESPARGPAGSPRTQGRAGPTNVPSASPITSVKKPDPNIKNNAASEGVLASFFNSLLSKKTGSPGSPGAGAVQSTAKKSGQKTVLTNVQEELDRMTRKPDSMVTTNSPPTENEA